One Luteolibacter sp. Y139 genomic region harbors:
- a CDS encoding alpha/beta fold hydrolase has translation MSHFTTDDGTRLFYKDWGSGQPILFSHGWPLSSDAWDQQMLFFGQSGFRVIAHDRRSHGRSDQTWEGNNMDRYADDLAELIESLDLRDLILIGHSTGGGEVARYIGRHGTARVAKVVLVGAVPPLMVQTNANPHGTPLSAFDGIRENTAKNRSQFFYDLTIPFYGFNRDPARTNEGLRENFRRIGLQGGIKGQYDCVHEFSEIDYSEDLRRIDRPTLIIHGDDDQIVPIEASAHLAVKLLPDATLNVYAGGSHGLAEVNADRFNAGVLEFISS, from the coding sequence ATGAGCCACTTCACAACGGACGACGGAACCCGTCTCTTCTACAAGGACTGGGGTTCGGGCCAACCGATTCTTTTCTCCCACGGCTGGCCTCTGTCATCCGACGCATGGGATCAGCAAATGTTGTTCTTCGGACAAAGCGGCTTCCGCGTGATCGCGCATGACCGCCGCAGTCATGGCCGCTCGGATCAGACGTGGGAGGGCAACAACATGGACCGATATGCAGACGATCTAGCGGAACTTATCGAATCGTTGGATCTGCGCGATTTGATTCTAATCGGTCATTCGACAGGCGGCGGCGAGGTAGCGCGTTACATCGGACGTCATGGCACCGCGCGCGTCGCGAAGGTTGTCCTCGTGGGCGCCGTTCCCCCGCTGATGGTGCAGACGAATGCCAACCCGCATGGCACCCCGCTTTCCGCATTCGACGGCATCCGCGAGAATACGGCGAAGAACCGTTCCCAATTCTTCTACGACCTGACCATTCCCTTCTATGGCTTCAATCGCGATCCCGCTCGAACCAACGAGGGCCTCCGCGAGAACTTCCGCCGGATCGGCCTGCAGGGCGGCATCAAAGGTCAATACGACTGCGTCCACGAATTTTCGGAGATCGACTATTCCGAAGATCTTAGACGGATCGATCGCCCCACCCTGATCATTCACGGGGATGATGACCAGATCGTCCCGATCGAGGCTTCCGCTCATCTTGCCGTCAAACTCCTGCCTGATGCGACTCTGAACGTCTATGCCGGCGGATCACATGGTCTCGCGGAGGTGAATGCGGACCGCTTCAACGCCGGCGTTCTGGAATTCATCAGTTCCTGA
- a CDS encoding amino acid ABC transporter substrate-binding protein, translating into MSSQPTNPAPLRIGYCLSLTGPVADNSRSAQLAHEIWRNDINRRGGLLGRPVEFVCYDDRADPTLVSGLYERLMDEDKVDLVIGGYGTGTLAPAMPLIVARNRFFVGLMGLGVNGVSNHSGYFAMIPTGPHPDSALTEGFFELASSQTPRPTTVALISADAEFSRNPIIGARHNARTHGFDVVLERNYPLSTTDFAPLLNEIEEVVPDLLFICSYLSDSIGLVRAINAWEYTPKMVGASMIGPQSASVKATLGPLLNGVVNYEYWLPVPKMMFPGVADFIEEYQSQAASSGADPLGFYMAPQAYAQLQVLEQAVTATGSLDDAALIAYSRNAIFETVVGEVKFGENGEWAHPRVLQVQFQNIARYDLNEFKMPGKQVVVAPDEFASGNLIYPYARAKLPS; encoded by the coding sequence ATGTCCAGCCAACCAACAAACCCGGCGCCGTTGCGCATTGGATATTGTTTGTCGCTAACGGGCCCGGTCGCTGACAACAGCCGGTCGGCCCAACTCGCCCATGAGATCTGGCGCAATGACATCAACCGCAGGGGCGGCCTCCTCGGTCGGCCGGTCGAATTCGTCTGCTATGACGACCGCGCCGACCCAACGCTGGTTTCCGGTCTCTATGAGCGGTTGATGGATGAGGACAAGGTCGATCTTGTGATCGGCGGGTACGGCACTGGAACGCTGGCGCCCGCCATGCCGCTCATCGTCGCGCGAAATCGATTTTTCGTCGGATTGATGGGACTGGGGGTCAATGGCGTTAGCAACCATTCCGGCTATTTCGCGATGATTCCCACCGGTCCACATCCGGATAGTGCCCTGACCGAGGGGTTCTTCGAACTGGCTTCCTCTCAGACTCCCAGGCCAACGACAGTGGCCTTGATTTCGGCCGATGCCGAGTTCTCGCGCAATCCGATCATCGGAGCCCGGCACAATGCCAGGACGCATGGATTCGACGTGGTTCTGGAGCGAAATTATCCGCTTTCCACCACCGATTTCGCGCCACTGCTCAACGAGATAGAGGAAGTCGTCCCCGATCTACTGTTCATCTGTTCGTATCTCTCCGATTCGATCGGCCTCGTACGCGCGATCAATGCCTGGGAATACACGCCCAAGATGGTCGGCGCTTCCATGATCGGCCCGCAGAGCGCGTCCGTAAAGGCAACCCTGGGTCCCCTGCTCAACGGCGTGGTTAACTACGAGTATTGGTTGCCGGTGCCCAAGATGATGTTTCCGGGAGTCGCGGATTTCATTGAGGAATACCAATCCCAGGCGGCCTCATCCGGAGCTGATCCACTCGGCTTTTACATGGCCCCTCAGGCCTATGCGCAATTGCAGGTGCTGGAACAAGCCGTGACAGCGACCGGCAGCCTCGATGACGCCGCATTGATCGCCTATAGCCGGAACGCCATCTTTGAAACCGTGGTGGGTGAAGTGAAATTTGGTGAGAACGGCGAGTGGGCGCATCCTCGGGTTCTCCAAGTTCAGTTCCAGAACATCGCGCGCTACGATTTGAACGAGTTCAAGATGCCCGGCAAACAAGTTGTCGTAGCTCCGGATGAGTTTGCTTCGGGAAATCTGATCTACCCTTACGCCCGGGCCAAATTACCATCCTAG
- a CDS encoding nuclear transport factor 2 family protein, which yields MNDSEKPDPTDYDGLMQANLVRVFGERDPDKRLKAIHDLYTEDAVLNEPHASATGHTAIHDAVTSLLAGVLPEFDFRALDAAMGHHQVGRLRWRLGPAEGPAAITGMDIAHFEGNRIHSLFVFLEPGNG from the coding sequence ATGAACGATTCAGAAAAGCCAGACCCCACCGACTACGATGGTTTGATGCAGGCAAACCTAGTCCGCGTTTTCGGCGAACGCGACCCGGACAAGCGCCTCAAGGCAATCCATGACCTCTACACCGAAGACGCTGTTCTCAACGAGCCTCATGCATCCGCAACAGGACATACGGCGATCCACGACGCCGTGACTTCGCTGCTGGCAGGAGTGCTGCCGGAGTTCGACTTCCGTGCACTAGATGCTGCCATGGGCCATCACCAAGTCGGCCGCCTGAGATGGAGGCTGGGCCCTGCCGAAGGTCCTGCGGCGATCACAGGCATGGACATCGCTCATTTTGAGGGGAACCGGATCCATTCGCTCTTCGTTTTCCTCGAGCCTGGGAACGGATGA